In the genome of Euleptes europaea isolate rEulEur1 chromosome 4, rEulEur1.hap1, whole genome shotgun sequence, the window GAGGGGAGGAGCAGCCCTGATGACTGCGGAGGGGTGCCAGGTGGGGCCGAGAGCCTCTCGCAGGGCCTGCCTGCTGCTCTTCCTCCTGGCCCCGTTTGCAGGGACCCAGCCGGCTTGCTTTTTCCAGGCACAAGGTGAGGGGGCTGGGGGAGAGGGTGCCAAAGcctggagctggggagggggggtgatggCAGCCcaaccttgcagggttgctggCTGAGAAAGCAGCTGACAGACCCACGGACTGGCGCAAACCAGAGGGAGGCCAGAAACCAGCCAGCCGGCCTGCAGCAGAAACGCCAGCTCTGATGCGGGGGcccaagggtgggggtgggggggcagttgtGGGAGCCCCCCCACCAGCCTTATTTTGCTCCTGACAGCCCTACTCCCTCCTTCCAGCTCCCTGCCTCTACAAAGGGATGCATTTTGCTCCCTGGGAGGCCTGGCGAGATGCCCAGTGCTTGAACTGCGGCTGCCTGCACCCCTTTGGCGTGGGCTGCTGTGACACGTGAGTGGGTgcgcagggggggggagattcatgCAAACAATCAGCAATCCACAGGAAGTGTATCAGGaatgcctggcagcagctcttcgaGGTCCCGGGAGGAGGCCTTTCATGTCACCTCCTGCATGGTCCTTTCTAGCTGGAGACGCCGGGGTTGAGCTGGGgctttctgtgtgcaaagcagaggctccaccactgaatCGCAGCCCACACCCGAGGGGGAACAGCAATGGCTGTCAACTTGCGTGGTCCTGGCCTGGCCAGAACCTACACGATCATGCCTGGCTTAAACTCACCTGCTGCCAGGTAACTAAAGGCAGAACCAGAGCGTGAAGGTGTGAGCCATTTAATCCGGGGGCTCAGGTTTCCGCTCTGGCCCCCATCCTCAGAACAAGGACCATCTCCGGACTTCAGACAAGAGTAGTAGATTAAGGTGCTCCCTTTGCCCCCATACCACTACAGAGCCCACGTTGGAGGCTTATTGACTGGGGTAGCTGTGCTGATTTTTAAACCTGTTTGATTTCTTTTTGTAATTTCTGCTTTCAATTTAAGCCTCTTGAAAAACCTGAACGGCTGTGAAAGCAGAATatgtttaaaagaaataaagaaattgggggaggggggtgaatgCTGGGGAGGGACAGAAGTGTGGGCAGACTGACCTGGGCCGCACCCTCAGCAAGCAATGTGGAGGCTGGCTGCCGGCAGGACAGGACAGCGCTGGAAGTTATGGCCACACCAGCCAGAAAAGCTGGAGGGGTCAGGGAAAGAGAGCACCCGCCCCCCCAAAAGGCCTTGGGGGGCGTGAGGGCCCTGGCCTCCACAGGGCCCACTGCTTCTCGCTGTCATCAGGCATGATCGTGTAGGTTCTGGCCAGGCACAGGCCCAGGAAGTCCATGCCCTGATTTCCCTGtcaggctcgggggggggggacgacgacgacagGCTGTCTCTACCTGAAGAGGGGCCGGGCAGAGCCCTGGGTccagccctcctccctccccagcacccccctctcctccttccaCACACAAGATGTCGCGCCCCTTGGACTTCCCCGACTGGTGCCAACTTCACTACCACTTCCAGACCTGCGAGGTCTCGCTGGTGCAGAAAGCTCGCCCACGCCTGCCTTGCGCCCAACGCCCGGAGGAGCATGAATGGGGCTCGGCAGACCACCCAGAATGACGCAGCGAGCAGCCAGATAGgccgtccgccccccccccactgccccatgCAAAAGAGAGCCACTCGCCAGCCACCTGCCTCAGAGGAGCCCCCCACTACCAgcggctgcctcctcctcctcctccggaggTGCCAAGCTGAGGCTCCAGGACAGATGCTCTCctccagctgggggggggctgttggggGGGTTCATTAAAGGCTCAAGGGGAATCCCGCCCTCTGCCCCGCCCAGAGGCTGAGCCAGCTGCATGGGGGCTGGCTTGACCCCaagtcagcgggggggggggagtcccaggCCCGAGCTTGCTTCCAAACTCACTCTGCCAAGGAGGGACCCTCAGCACACTACCACTCTGCTGGGgctggtgaggggagggggctgcatcGAGGTTTCCAGCaaagccctcatcccctgcccaCACCTCCACCACTCTGGCCTGTGAGTTTAGGGGCACCTGTGGCCTCGTGACTGGGCTCCTTGACCCCAATAAccgtggagaaaggcaggacagCAGCCCACGGTGAGggagccggccggccggccaggaGTCACCCCCAGGCCAACACTCCCGTAGACCTGGCTCCACCCTCGAGAAAGGAAGACCCGATCGACGGCTCCAGGGGGTCCGCGTGTGTGAAGACCAGGCCGAAGCAGGGGAGGCTCCAGGTGGTGCTGGGAAGGCCCTCTCAGGCAGGCCCCAAACCTTCGCCCCTACCACcccagccccccctcctccccactggaGACAAGCAAGGCCTGTGCCCAGGCTGCAAAGGAGAGGCTGGCCCAGGCCAAGATTTTCCAGGTCAAGATTTTATTGAGAAACACACTCAAGCACGCACgcacgtgtgcacacacacacggcccctcGCTTCTTCTCCCAAGCCAAAGGCAGCCCTTTCCAGAAGGGCAGGAAATAGGTCTGGGGCCGGGGAGGAGTGATGTCCAGGCCCCCTTTGGAAGGGCACACAGAAGGCAGCGCCACCTTCTCGCTAGGCATATGCCAGCTGGGGGGGGCACAGGGCAGCAGGAAGGGGCGGCTTCCCGCTCCCTCCCTCTTCGGGCTCTCTGCCACTGGAGCCTTGAGCAGTACAAGGCCGAGCCATGGGGtccgcaggaggcccccccccagtGGTCAGATGGTGAGGGTATTGGTGCTGGGGAACTGGGAGACGTACGAGGCCAGGAGGGGGTTGGTGGGCAGCACTTTGATGGGCAGGTCCCAGCTGAAGGTGTCCACGTCCATCTGCTCCACCCCCGTCCAGCTGACGGCTCCTGCTTGGCCCCCGGAGGCCCCCCCACGCAGCTCCTCCGCCGCTTCCCGGGCCGTCACAAACTCAAAGCGCA includes:
- the MSMP gene encoding prostate-associated microseminoprotein, translating into MTAEGCQVGPRASRRACLLLFLLAPFAGTQPACFFQAQAPCLYKGMHFAPWEAWRDAQCLNCGCLHPFGVGCCDTHDRMSRPLDFPDWCQLHYHFQTCEVSLVQKARPRLPCAQRPEEHEWGSADHPE